A single genomic interval of Streptomyces sp. BA2 harbors:
- a CDS encoding SCO2322 family protein: protein MTRGRARCGRLVTGALLAALFGVLAAAPAQAVGYRYWSFWDRDGSTWAYASQGPSTARPDDGAVQGFRFSVSDDSQDSAKPRGAADFDTICAKTPAKDDRKRIALVIDFGTPGDAPGGETPPKPRTACAQVADDATSADALAAVAKPLRYDSNALLCAIADYPKSGCGEQVSGNGRSEDSGKKPTASESGESAESAEKKDDSGGPSVGLIAGVAAIALLGAAAVWQARRRRG, encoded by the coding sequence GTGACGCGGGGTCGCGCGCGGTGCGGACGCCTGGTGACCGGGGCGCTCCTCGCCGCCCTGTTCGGTGTCCTCGCCGCCGCCCCCGCCCAGGCCGTCGGCTACCGCTACTGGTCCTTCTGGGACCGGGACGGCTCCACGTGGGCGTACGCGAGCCAGGGGCCGAGCACCGCCCGCCCCGACGACGGGGCCGTCCAGGGCTTCCGGTTCTCCGTGTCCGACGACTCGCAGGACTCCGCGAAGCCGCGCGGCGCCGCGGACTTCGACACGATCTGCGCCAAGACCCCCGCCAAGGACGACCGCAAGCGGATCGCCCTGGTCATCGACTTCGGCACGCCGGGTGACGCCCCCGGCGGCGAGACCCCGCCGAAGCCGCGTACCGCCTGCGCGCAGGTCGCGGACGACGCGACGAGCGCGGACGCGCTCGCCGCGGTCGCCAAGCCCCTGCGCTACGACAGCAACGCGCTCCTGTGCGCCATCGCGGACTACCCGAAGTCGGGCTGCGGGGAGCAGGTCTCGGGCAACGGGCGCTCCGAGGACTCGGGGAAGAAGCCGACGGCGAGCGAGTCCGGCGAGTCCGCCGAGTCCGCCGAGAAGAAGGACGACTCCGGTGGTCCCTCCGTCGGCCTGATCGCGGGCGTGGCCGCCATCGCCCTGCTCGGCGCCGCCGCCGTCTGGCAGGCACGCCGCCGACGCGGCTGA
- a CDS encoding ABC transporter transmembrane domain-containing protein encodes MATSPDSFTKRSGDRLLRAATRRSAGRCVTLCLLTVASAGASLLLPYTLGRTLDAIFTAHSAGVTDSLGGEVGRWLLITAALLGGLTLLGSCVEVLTGTTNARTTAWLRLRLIRHVLDVGPRTTARFVPGELLARLVGNTAAAGPAPATLAALLAALVVPLGAVVALALLHPWLAVVFLAGAPALALLLRSFARASSDCVGQYQRIQGDIAGRLTEAIGGARTVAAAHTEEKEGARILQPLPELSVQGHRMWRVQGRASGGAVAIAPLLQIAVLATAGHLVLQHRLTVGELLATSRYAALATGVGVLVGHLAGLVRARVAGQRLGEVMDEPAPKHGEAELPSSGGRLELLGVTAHRDGRPVLDGLDLTVPAGTTLAVVGVSGAGKSLLAAIAGRLAEPDAGTVLLDGVPLPELTHAALRREIGYAFERPALLGSTLGGTIALGAETYVRDDVVRAARAARADGFVRRLPQGYETACGDAPLSGGEVQRLGLARAFAHGGRLLILDDAMSSLDTITEREISDALLRHTPATTRLVVAHRATTAARADTVAWLDGGRIRALGPHAVLWRTPSYRAVFAGEAADDREDA; translated from the coding sequence ATGGCGACTTCTCCCGATTCGTTCACCAAGCGCTCCGGTGACCGGCTGCTGCGCGCCGCGACCCGGCGCAGTGCCGGGCGCTGTGTGACCCTGTGTCTGCTCACCGTCGCATCGGCGGGAGCCAGTCTGCTGCTGCCGTACACGCTCGGCCGCACGCTGGACGCGATCTTCACCGCGCACTCCGCCGGAGTCACCGACTCGCTCGGAGGTGAGGTCGGCCGCTGGCTCCTGATCACCGCGGCCCTGCTCGGCGGCCTCACCCTCCTGGGCTCCTGCGTGGAAGTCCTCACCGGCACCACCAACGCCCGCACCACGGCCTGGCTGCGCCTTCGGCTCATCCGGCACGTCCTCGACGTCGGCCCCCGGACCACCGCCCGCTTCGTCCCCGGCGAACTGCTCGCCCGGCTCGTCGGCAACACCGCGGCGGCCGGGCCCGCCCCCGCGACGCTCGCCGCGCTCCTCGCCGCGCTGGTCGTGCCGCTGGGTGCCGTCGTGGCGCTGGCCCTGCTGCACCCGTGGCTGGCGGTCGTGTTCCTGGCCGGCGCTCCTGCTCTCGCCCTTCTCCTGCGCTCCTTCGCGCGCGCCTCGTCCGACTGCGTGGGGCAGTACCAGCGGATCCAGGGCGACATCGCGGGCCGCCTGACGGAGGCGATCGGCGGTGCCCGTACCGTCGCGGCCGCCCACACCGAGGAGAAGGAAGGCGCTCGCATCCTGCAGCCGCTGCCCGAGCTGTCCGTGCAGGGGCACCGCATGTGGCGGGTCCAGGGCCGGGCGAGCGGCGGCGCGGTGGCCATCGCGCCGCTGCTCCAGATCGCGGTCCTGGCGACGGCGGGCCATCTGGTCCTGCAACACCGCCTGACCGTGGGCGAGTTACTGGCCACCTCCCGCTATGCCGCGCTGGCGACCGGCGTCGGCGTCCTGGTCGGCCACCTGGCGGGCCTTGTCCGCGCCAGGGTCGCCGGGCAGCGCCTCGGTGAGGTCATGGACGAGCCCGCACCGAAGCACGGAGAGGCCGAACTCCCCAGCTCGGGCGGACGGTTGGAGCTGCTCGGTGTCACGGCTCACCGCGACGGACGACCTGTCCTCGACGGACTCGACCTCACCGTTCCCGCCGGGACGACGCTCGCCGTGGTCGGCGTGTCCGGGGCGGGCAAGTCCCTCCTCGCGGCCATCGCGGGCCGCCTCGCCGAGCCCGACGCGGGGACGGTCCTCCTCGACGGCGTACCGCTGCCCGAACTGACCCACGCCGCCCTGCGCCGGGAGATCGGCTACGCCTTCGAGAGGCCGGCACTGCTCGGCTCCACGCTGGGCGGGACCATCGCCCTCGGCGCCGAGACGTACGTACGGGACGACGTCGTACGCGCCGCCCGCGCGGCCCGCGCCGACGGTTTCGTACGACGGCTCCCCCAGGGGTACGAAACCGCCTGCGGGGACGCCCCGCTCTCCGGCGGCGAGGTCCAACGGCTAGGTCTGGCCAGGGCGTTCGCCCACGGTGGGCGACTACTGATCCTGGACGACGCCATGTCCAGCCTCGACACGATCACTGAACGCGAGATCTCCGACGCCCTGCTCCGCCACACCCCGGCCACCACCCGCCTGGTCGTCGCCCACCGCGCCACCACGGCGGCCCGTGCCGACACGGTGGCCTGGCTCGACGGCGGCCGGATCCGCGCGCTGGGGCCGCATGCGGTGCTGTGGCGAACCCCCTCGTACCGTGCCGTGTTCGCCGGTGAAGCCGCCGACGACAGGGAGGACGCATGA
- a CDS encoding SapB/AmfS family lanthipeptide yields MALLDLQSLEADEMTGGGGGGGVSYASLLLCGDSGLSVITC; encoded by the coding sequence ATGGCACTCTTGGATCTGCAGAGCCTGGAAGCCGATGAGATGACCGGCGGCGGCGGCGGTGGTGGCGTGAGCTACGCGAGTCTGCTGCTCTGTGGCGACAGCGGTCTCAGCGTCATCACCTGCTAG
- a CDS encoding aldehyde dehydrogenase encodes MTELVEHGQLFIGGELVDPLGKDVIEVTSPHTGQVFARVPHAAPADVDRAVATARKAFDEGPWPRMTLDERIEVITRIKDAFAVRHEEIARVISTQNGTPYTASVMVQALAAMMVWDSALTVAKNFTYEEARDGVLGKILVRREPVGVVAAVVPWNVPQFTAAAKLAPALLAGCPVILKTSPETPLDAYILAEIATEAGLPQGVLSIISADREVSEYLVGHPGVDKVSFTGSVGAGKRVMEVAARNLTRVTLELGGKSAAVILPDADASAAVAGIVPFAWMINGQACVAQTRILVPRSRYEEFAEAFAAAASALKVGDPLDPATELGPLVAKRQQQRSLDYIRIGQEEGAKILTGGGRPAGLDEGWYVEPTLFGGVDNSMRIAREEIFGPVICLLPYGDESEAVKIANDSDYGLSGSVWTADTERGIDIARRVRTGTYSVNTFSLDMLGPFGGYKNSGLGREFGPEGYGEYFEHKMIHLPAGYGEAGA; translated from the coding sequence ATGACCGAGCTCGTGGAACACGGACAGCTTTTCATCGGCGGGGAGTTGGTGGATCCCCTCGGCAAGGACGTGATCGAGGTGACCTCGCCGCACACCGGCCAGGTCTTCGCGCGGGTGCCGCACGCCGCGCCCGCCGATGTCGACCGGGCCGTCGCCACCGCGCGCAAGGCGTTCGACGAGGGCCCCTGGCCCCGGATGACGCTCGACGAGCGGATCGAGGTCATCACCAGGATCAAGGACGCGTTCGCCGTACGGCACGAGGAGATCGCCCGCGTCATCAGCACCCAGAACGGCACCCCGTACACAGCGAGCGTGATGGTCCAGGCCCTCGCCGCGATGATGGTCTGGGACTCGGCGCTCACCGTCGCGAAGAACTTCACGTACGAAGAGGCGCGCGACGGAGTCCTCGGCAAGATCCTCGTGCGCCGCGAGCCGGTCGGTGTCGTGGCGGCCGTGGTCCCGTGGAACGTCCCGCAGTTCACCGCCGCGGCCAAGCTCGCGCCCGCGCTGCTCGCCGGGTGCCCGGTGATCCTCAAGACCTCGCCCGAGACGCCGCTCGACGCGTACATACTCGCCGAGATCGCCACCGAGGCGGGGCTTCCGCAGGGCGTGCTCTCGATCATCTCGGCGGACCGCGAGGTGAGCGAGTACCTCGTCGGGCACCCCGGCGTCGACAAGGTGTCCTTCACCGGTTCCGTCGGCGCGGGCAAGCGCGTCATGGAGGTCGCCGCCCGCAATCTCACGCGCGTGACCCTGGAGTTGGGCGGCAAGTCGGCCGCGGTGATCCTGCCGGACGCGGACGCCTCGGCGGCGGTCGCAGGCATCGTCCCCTTCGCCTGGATGATCAACGGCCAGGCGTGCGTGGCCCAGACCCGCATCCTCGTGCCGCGCTCGCGCTACGAGGAGTTCGCCGAGGCCTTCGCCGCCGCGGCCTCCGCGCTCAAGGTCGGCGACCCGCTCGACCCGGCGACGGAATTGGGCCCGCTGGTCGCCAAGCGCCAGCAGCAGCGCTCGCTCGACTACATCCGCATCGGCCAGGAGGAAGGCGCCAAGATCCTTACGGGCGGCGGGCGTCCGGCCGGACTCGACGAGGGCTGGTACGTCGAGCCGACGCTCTTCGGCGGCGTGGACAACTCGATGCGCATCGCCCGCGAGGAGATCTTCGGCCCGGTCATCTGCCTTCTTCCGTACGGCGACGAGAGCGAGGCCGTGAAGATCGCCAACGACTCGGACTACGGGCTCAGCGGCAGCGTATGGACGGCGGACACGGAGCGCGGCATCGACATCGCGCGGCGGGTGCGCACCGGGACGTACTCGGTGAACACCTTCAGCCTCGACATGCTCGGTCCGTTCGGCGGCTACAAGAACTCCGGTCTCGGGCGGGAGTTCGGGCCCGAGGGGTACGGCGAGTACTTCGAGCACAAGATGATCCACCTCCCGGCCGGCTATGGCGAGGCGGGTGCCTGA
- a CDS encoding prenyltransferase/squalene oxidase repeat-containing protein: MNVRRSAAVLAAVAVFGSAAAPAAFADTAKPSPSAALPSALYGDADPKFDGVFRQSYALLAQDSAGVKPAAKSVDWLTGQQCASGGFAAYRADAGEPCDSKTMFDSNATASAVQALAALGGQKKAVDKSVGWLKSVQNKDGGWGYSPGMDSDANSTGIVIGALTAAGEKPQSVKSQDGKSPLDALPALSMSCAEDGGAFGLADVKSGKLSPNADATAAGVLGAHGKGLVVDAAEKKSAAPKCAKADTAEQAAANGTGYLLKTLAKGDDHLMSSMPGAKNMPDLGNTADSVLALAAAGQPEQAKKSAQWLSKNSDDWAKKSGPAAYAQLIFAAHAAGMDPRDFGGADLVKQLGAQGPAPQATEQAADEKKDSDDGGGVSIWWIIGVGMVAGIGIGFLYSGNKKKQQL, translated from the coding sequence ATGAACGTTCGCCGCAGCGCAGCGGTCCTGGCCGCCGTCGCCGTGTTCGGTTCGGCCGCCGCCCCGGCCGCCTTCGCGGACACCGCGAAGCCGTCGCCCTCCGCAGCTCTTCCCTCCGCCCTGTACGGCGACGCCGACCCCAAGTTCGACGGGGTGTTCCGGCAGTCGTACGCCCTGCTCGCCCAGGATTCGGCCGGCGTGAAGCCCGCCGCGAAGTCCGTCGACTGGCTCACAGGACAGCAGTGCGCGAGCGGCGGCTTCGCCGCGTACCGCGCCGACGCGGGCGAGCCGTGCGACTCCAAGACGATGTTCGACAGCAACGCGACGGCGTCCGCCGTGCAGGCGCTCGCCGCGCTCGGCGGTCAGAAGAAGGCGGTCGACAAGAGCGTCGGCTGGCTGAAGTCGGTGCAGAACAAGGACGGCGGCTGGGGCTACAGCCCCGGCATGGACTCCGACGCCAACTCCACCGGCATCGTGATCGGCGCGCTCACCGCGGCGGGCGAGAAGCCGCAGTCGGTGAAGTCGCAGGACGGCAAGTCGCCGCTCGACGCGCTGCCCGCGCTCTCGATGAGCTGTGCCGAGGACGGCGGCGCCTTCGGCCTCGCGGACGTCAAGTCCGGCAAGCTCTCGCCGAACGCGGACGCCACGGCTGCCGGTGTACTCGGCGCCCACGGCAAGGGCCTGGTCGTCGACGCCGCCGAGAAGAAGTCCGCCGCCCCCAAGTGCGCGAAGGCGGACACCGCCGAGCAGGCCGCGGCGAACGGCACCGGCTACCTCCTGAAGACCCTCGCCAAGGGCGACGACCACCTGATGTCGTCGATGCCGGGCGCCAAGAACATGCCCGACCTGGGCAACACCGCCGACTCCGTGCTCGCGCTCGCCGCGGCCGGCCAGCCGGAGCAGGCCAAGAAGTCGGCTCAGTGGCTGTCGAAGAACTCGGACGACTGGGCCAAGAAGTCCGGTCCCGCAGCCTACGCCCAGCTGATCTTCGCCGCCCACGCCGCGGGCATGGACCCGCGCGACTTCGGCGGCGCGGACCTGGTCAAGCAGCTGGGCGCGCAGGGTCCGGCTCCGCAGGCGACCGAACAGGCCGCCGACGAGAAGAAGGACAGCGATGACGGCGGCGGCGTGAGCATCTGGTGGATCATCGGCGTCGGCATGGTCGCCGGTATCGGCATCGGCTTCCTCTACAGCGGCAACAAGAAGAAGCAGCAGCTGTGA
- a CDS encoding energy-coupling factor transporter transmembrane component T, with amino-acid sequence MTDLPSTAPGALRRRLAPQAHRSNALHPGAWWVWALGLGVAASRTTNPLLLGLLIGVAGYVVAARRTSAPWARSYGAFVKLGLFVIAIRLVFAVVLGSPIPGSHVIVTLPEVPLPDWAKGVRIGGRVTAEGLLFALYDGVRLAGLLICVGAANALASPARLLKSLPGALYEVGVAIVVAMTFAPNLIMDVQRLRAARRLRGRADKGIRGLLQVGLPVLEGALERSVALAAAMDARGFGRSAPVPAGVRRATAFLTLGGLMGVCAGTYGLLSADGTGYGLPVLAAGLVAALAGLRLGGRRSVRTRYRPDPWGVRAWLVAGSGIAVAALMIWAASYDASALHPGVVPLTAPTLPLWPAAAVLVGLLPAFVAPVPADSAAPASARVRTKEPS; translated from the coding sequence ATGACCGATCTCCCGAGCACCGCTCCCGGTGCGCTGCGGCGGCGTCTGGCCCCCCAAGCGCACCGGAGCAACGCGCTGCACCCGGGCGCCTGGTGGGTGTGGGCGCTCGGGCTCGGCGTCGCGGCGTCCCGCACCACCAACCCCCTGCTGCTCGGTCTCCTGATCGGGGTCGCGGGCTATGTCGTCGCTGCCCGCCGGACGTCGGCGCCATGGGCACGGTCGTACGGCGCCTTCGTGAAGCTGGGTCTCTTCGTGATCGCGATCCGGCTCGTCTTCGCCGTCGTCCTCGGCTCCCCGATCCCCGGTTCGCATGTCATCGTGACGCTCCCCGAAGTGCCGCTGCCCGACTGGGCGAAGGGCGTGCGGATCGGGGGCCGGGTGACGGCCGAGGGGCTGCTCTTCGCGCTCTACGACGGGGTGCGCCTCGCGGGGCTCCTCATCTGCGTCGGCGCCGCCAACGCCCTCGCCAGCCCGGCGCGGCTGCTCAAGTCGCTGCCGGGCGCGCTGTACGAGGTGGGGGTCGCCATCGTCGTGGCGATGACGTTCGCGCCGAACCTGATCATGGATGTGCAGCGCCTTCGTGCCGCGCGGCGCCTTCGTGGGCGCGCCGACAAGGGCATCCGGGGGCTGCTCCAGGTCGGGCTCCCTGTCCTTGAGGGCGCGTTGGAGCGGTCGGTCGCCCTGGCCGCCGCGATGGACGCGCGCGGGTTCGGCCGCAGCGCGCCGGTACCCGCCGGGGTGCGCAGGGCGACGGCGTTCCTGACGCTCGGCGGCCTGATGGGCGTCTGCGCGGGTACGTACGGCCTGCTCTCCGCGGACGGCACGGGCTACGGTCTGCCGGTCCTGGCCGCCGGTCTCGTCGCCGCCCTCGCGGGACTGCGCCTCGGCGGCCGGCGCTCCGTCCGCACCCGCTACCGCCCCGACCCGTGGGGCGTGCGCGCCTGGCTCGTCGCGGGGTCCGGCATCGCGGTGGCGGCCCTGATGATCTGGGCCGCCTCGTACGACGCCTCCGCCCTGCACCCCGGAGTCGTCCCCCTGACGGCACCGACGCTGCCGCTGTGGCCCGCGGCCGCCGTGCTCGTCGGCCTTCTGCCCGCTTTCGTGGCGCCGGTGCCGGCCGATTCCGCCGCCCCCGCTTCCGCCCGCGTACGTACCAAGGAGCCCTCATGA
- the lanKC gene encoding class III lanthionine synthetase LanKC, giving the protein MDKRYEVYCLTDSHFYETPDRLSAAGGPGAAAQFETAGRSVPHGWRSGRHADWLSLIPLDEDGTPRPAPEQGWKIHASATLDNADRVAATVWDYCVERMIPFKFVPAPRLLHLRNSKYAGRDSSGKFATIYPDGAGQLRSTLEDLGELLRGLDGPYVLTDLRWQDGPLYVRYGAFTRRFVADERGTLVPAIKDGTGKLVPDPRDPAFKVPSWVTLPAFLEPQLAARNTTTVADLPYRFEKALHFSNGGGVYQGRDTRDERKVVLKEGRPHAGLASDGADAVARLEREKAALERLSGLGLAPEVRDWFTLGDHRFLVMDFLEGRTLNSFFAERHPLVTQEPTPDAVASYTAWALRMHRAVEDAVAAVHERGIVFNDLHMFNIMVAPDEQSVALLDFEAAAPVEERGRQVVAHPGFMAPPGRTGTDVDRYALACLRLALFLPVTTLFVVDRGKAAHLAEIIATEFPAVPREFLDEAVAEITRGGHEVSAAAAIPDAGAAADAEAPDATRASGRGGPAPAATVTPLVDPGDWPYSRDSMVKAILASATPERDDRLFPGDIAQFTDGGGLGLGHGAAGVLYALAETGAERYEQGERWLLDRTDPVSHGTPLGLYDGLAGVAYVLDRLGHTQRALDLLDGVLGEKWRQLSSQLYDGIPGLGLVLDQLARTTGETGLAERAGEAAQIVCDRIAAASGSGHADQARRHAGLRRGMTGSALFLLRLYERTGEPHLLERAADALRLDLERCVIQKDGSLQVDEGWRTMPYLADGTVGIGMVIDDWLEHGKDEAFEDARARILLASTSRFYVQPGLFAGRAGMIMHLARTTAPGVTQAQLTSQIGAMGWYAMSYQGQLAFPGNQMMRLSMDLTTGTAGCLLALGAALGDDTRAHLPFLPPLRRP; this is encoded by the coding sequence GTGGACAAGCGGTACGAGGTCTACTGTCTGACGGACAGTCACTTCTACGAGACTCCGGACCGCTTGTCCGCCGCGGGAGGGCCCGGCGCCGCCGCACAGTTCGAGACGGCGGGGCGCTCCGTCCCGCACGGCTGGCGCTCGGGACGGCACGCCGACTGGCTCTCTCTGATACCTCTGGACGAGGACGGGACACCCCGGCCCGCGCCCGAACAGGGCTGGAAGATCCACGCCTCCGCGACCCTGGACAACGCGGACCGCGTCGCGGCCACCGTCTGGGACTACTGCGTCGAGCGCATGATCCCCTTCAAGTTCGTACCCGCTCCACGTTTGCTGCACCTGCGCAACAGCAAGTACGCGGGCCGCGACAGCAGCGGGAAGTTCGCCACCATCTACCCGGACGGCGCAGGACAGTTGCGCAGCACCCTGGAGGATCTGGGGGAGCTGCTGCGCGGCCTGGACGGGCCGTACGTTCTCACCGATCTGCGCTGGCAGGACGGCCCGCTCTATGTGCGCTACGGCGCCTTCACCCGCCGCTTCGTCGCCGATGAGCGGGGCACACTGGTCCCCGCCATCAAGGACGGCACGGGCAAGCTGGTGCCCGACCCCAGAGACCCGGCCTTCAAGGTCCCCTCCTGGGTGACCCTGCCCGCCTTCCTGGAACCGCAGCTCGCGGCGCGCAACACGACGACCGTCGCCGACCTGCCCTACCGCTTCGAGAAGGCGTTGCACTTCTCCAACGGCGGCGGTGTCTACCAGGGCCGCGACACCCGTGACGAGCGCAAGGTCGTCCTCAAGGAGGGCCGCCCACACGCCGGCCTGGCCTCCGACGGAGCCGATGCCGTCGCCCGCCTGGAGCGCGAGAAAGCCGCCCTTGAACGGCTCTCGGGCCTCGGGCTCGCACCCGAGGTACGGGACTGGTTCACCCTCGGCGACCACCGGTTCCTCGTCATGGACTTCCTCGAGGGGCGCACCCTCAACTCGTTCTTCGCCGAGCGCCATCCGCTGGTCACCCAGGAGCCCACGCCGGACGCGGTGGCTTCGTACACGGCTTGGGCGCTACGCATGCACCGTGCCGTCGAGGACGCGGTGGCGGCGGTGCACGAGCGCGGGATCGTCTTCAACGACCTGCACATGTTCAACATCATGGTGGCACCGGACGAACAGTCGGTGGCTCTCCTCGACTTCGAGGCGGCCGCGCCCGTCGAGGAGCGCGGACGGCAGGTCGTCGCCCACCCGGGCTTCATGGCCCCGCCGGGCCGCACCGGGACCGACGTCGACCGCTACGCGCTGGCCTGTCTGAGGCTCGCGCTGTTCCTTCCGGTCACCACACTGTTCGTCGTGGACCGCGGCAAGGCGGCCCATCTCGCCGAGATCATCGCGACCGAATTCCCCGCGGTGCCGAGGGAGTTCCTGGACGAAGCCGTCGCCGAGATCACGCGCGGCGGGCACGAGGTGTCGGCCGCCGCGGCAATACCGGATGCGGGGGCGGCGGCCGACGCGGAAGCACCCGACGCCACCCGGGCCTCCGGCCGGGGAGGGCCCGCCCCCGCGGCCACCGTCACACCGCTCGTGGACCCCGGCGACTGGCCGTACAGCCGTGACTCGATGGTCAAGGCGATCCTCGCCTCAGCCACCCCGGAGCGCGACGACCGGCTCTTCCCCGGAGACATCGCCCAGTTCACCGACGGCGGCGGACTCGGCCTCGGCCATGGTGCCGCGGGGGTCCTGTACGCCCTCGCCGAGACCGGTGCCGAACGCTATGAGCAGGGCGAGCGCTGGCTGCTCGACCGCACGGACCCGGTGTCCCACGGCACCCCGCTCGGTCTCTACGACGGGCTCGCGGGCGTCGCGTACGTCCTGGACCGCCTCGGACACACACAGCGCGCCCTCGATCTCCTCGACGGCGTACTGGGCGAAAAGTGGCGGCAGCTGTCCTCGCAGCTGTACGACGGCATCCCCGGACTCGGCCTGGTGCTCGACCAACTCGCGCGCACCACCGGGGAGACCGGCCTGGCGGAACGGGCCGGGGAGGCCGCCCAGATCGTCTGCGACCGGATCGCGGCAGCCTCCGGTTCCGGCCACGCGGACCAGGCACGACGGCATGCCGGACTGCGACGCGGCATGACCGGCTCCGCGCTCTTCCTGCTGCGCCTCTACGAGCGCACGGGCGAACCCCACCTGCTCGAACGGGCAGCGGACGCACTCCGCCTCGACCTGGAACGCTGTGTGATCCAGAAGGACGGCAGCCTCCAGGTCGACGAGGGCTGGCGCACCATGCCGTATCTCGCGGACGGCACCGTGGGCATCGGCATGGTCATCGACGACTGGCTCGAGCACGGAAAGGACGAGGCCTTCGAGGACGCGCGGGCCCGCATCCTGCTCGCCTCGACCAGCCGCTTCTACGTCCAGCCGGGGCTCTTCGCGGGCCGCGCCGGAATGATCATGCATCTGGCCCGCACCACGGCACCGGGCGTGACCCAGGCCCAACTGACCTCGCAGATCGGGGCAATGGGCTGGTACGCGATGTCCTACCAGGGACAACTCGCCTTCCCCGGCAACCAGATGATGCGCCTCTCCATGGACCTCACCACCGGAACGGCAGGGTGCCTGCTCGCCCTCGGCGCGGCACTGGGTGACGACACCCGCGCGCACCTGCCGTTCCTGCCGCCGCTGAGGCGGCCCTGA
- a CDS encoding ferredoxin — protein sequence MGDRWHVEVDRSVCIGSGMCVITAPGGFALDSARQSHPEDPETDANEKVLEAAEGCPVEAITITLSGSGEIVFPPED from the coding sequence ATGGGTGACCGCTGGCACGTCGAGGTGGACCGGTCGGTCTGCATCGGCTCCGGGATGTGCGTGATCACGGCGCCGGGCGGCTTCGCACTCGACTCCGCCCGCCAGTCGCACCCCGAGGACCCCGAGACCGACGCCAACGAGAAGGTGCTCGAAGCGGCCGAGGGGTGCCCGGTCGAGGCGATCACCATCACGTTGTCCGGCAGCGGGGAAATCGTCTTCCCGCCGGAGGACTGA
- a CDS encoding MBL fold metallo-hydrolase, translating to MTQVTDPQVTEHGGGVWSIKVPIPDNPLGFTLVHLLDTDSGPVLIDTGWDDPTSWDALASGLAACGTSVEAVHGVVITHHHPDHHGLSAKVREASGAWIAMHEADASVVRRTRTGPPVRWFDYMVEKLTAAGAPAEHIAPLVAARDAGRAPRLPGLAAALPDRDITPGELLELPGRRLRAIWTPGHTPGHVCLHLEEEHPAQLPGHGRLFSGDHLLPGITPHIGLYEDPDDETITDPLGDYLDSLERVGRLGPAEVLPAHQYAFTDAPARVREILAHHEERLTDLLALLAEPLTPWQLAEQMEWNRPWAEIRYGSRNIAVSEAEAHVRRLVKLGRAEAVGSDPVRYRAV from the coding sequence ATGACGCAGGTGACCGATCCGCAGGTGACCGAGCACGGCGGGGGCGTGTGGAGCATCAAGGTCCCGATCCCCGACAATCCTCTGGGCTTCACCCTCGTGCACCTCCTGGACACCGACAGCGGTCCGGTCCTCATCGACACGGGGTGGGACGACCCCACGTCCTGGGACGCCCTCGCCTCGGGCCTCGCCGCCTGCGGCACCTCCGTCGAGGCGGTGCACGGCGTCGTCATCACCCACCACCACCCCGACCACCACGGCCTCTCCGCCAAGGTCCGCGAGGCATCGGGCGCGTGGATCGCGATGCACGAGGCGGACGCGTCGGTCGTACGCCGCACACGGACCGGGCCGCCAGTGCGCTGGTTCGACTACATGGTGGAGAAGCTGACGGCCGCGGGCGCCCCCGCCGAGCACATCGCCCCGCTCGTCGCGGCCCGCGACGCGGGCCGCGCACCCCGGCTGCCAGGACTCGCCGCCGCGCTCCCCGACCGCGACATCACGCCGGGCGAGCTGCTCGAACTGCCGGGGCGCAGGCTCCGCGCGATCTGGACCCCCGGCCACACCCCGGGCCACGTCTGCCTGCACCTGGAGGAGGAGCACCCGGCACAACTGCCCGGCCACGGCCGTCTGTTCTCCGGCGACCATCTGCTCCCCGGGATCACCCCGCACATCGGCCTGTACGAGGACCCCGACGACGAGACCATCACCGATCCCCTCGGCGACTACCTCGACTCCCTGGAGCGCGTCGGCCGCCTCGGCCCCGCCGAGGTCCTTCCGGCCCACCAGTACGCGTTCACCGACGCCCCGGCCCGCGTGCGGGAGATCCTGGCCCACCACGAGGAGCGCCTCACCGACCTGCTCGCCCTCCTCGCCGAGCCCCTCACGCCCTGGCAGCTCGCCGAGCAGATGGAGTGGAACCGCCCCTGGGCCGAGATCCGCTACGGCTCGCGGAACATCGCGGTCTCCGAGGCGGAGGCCCATGTGCGGCGCCTGGTGAAGCTGGGGCGCGCGGAGGCGGTGGGCAGCGATCCGGTGCGGTACCGCGCGGTGTGA